AAAAACTTTGGTCCCTGCGAGCGCCAGGCTGACCCTGCTCctgcttctgctcctgctcctcctcctgccATCTCTGGGCAGAACCACAGCTTTGGCTGTTGTTAATTAGATGCACACTGGGCGGTAAGGCTGCTTTGGCTTCGTTGGCCTTGTAAGTCGCGAAAGTTTAATTGAGCACTGGATGGGATGTGATACATTTTAGTGATACTTCCTCCTTCAGCAgattatacaaaaatgtaaattaatttgaagccTTTTATGTGAAAAAGCATCTTTGTTAACTAAACTGATTCAAATAATAACCAACCAATAATTcaacaatttgcattaatGTAGCTGtagtttaataaaaagatATAGATATAACTAGTATTTGCATTCAAGGAAATCCATTAGTTTAATAAactattcatttaaatttgtagacAACTATAGCTTaccatattttatgatttcGTTGGCATTTCGTTGGTCTTATTGCCAGTCTGAAGTGCTCTTCATTAAATTATACTACTATCtggtgtatgtatgtatttgccaACTGTCGACTGTGGACTGTCGAGTGCAATTGCTATTATCCAGATATCCAGAGAAATACTGCTCGtagttgcatgccacatacTTCATGTAGcagttatatttgttgttgtggccgctgctgctgtctggCGGCcttggaaaatatatttttgacaaatggcagcaaataaacataataaataataaaacgaaaTACGAAATACGAAATGCATTCGAGAGCAGAGCACAGAGCGTACTACGagtacacacacaacaatCAACCCGTAACTAGCTAACGCTCCGTCCATCTATCCTTATCCACAATTCTCTGGCATGAGGTACGAGGATGGCATTCACATGGCGTGTGCCGCCATCGCCAACAATGAGCACAATAAAAAGCCATGCATTTTCCAAACACCAAAAATTGTTCACagcggcggcaacaacaaatgccaatggctaacaacaacattatcaacaactgcaacagcaacagcaacaacaacaacaacaacagcaacaacaactaaaagaacaacaaccgCACCGGAAACATCTCATTCACTAAATTTGTGGTCGGTTTTTGCCATTCACTCTGCGTACTCTGCGCTCAGAGCGCGTTAGGCAGTCGAAGTTGTGAAATGCCAGCGGGTAGCTAGGAAAGGGAAACGGGAACGGGGAACAGGGAACGGGGGTAGAAGAATGGGAACTTTGAATGTTGAAGGGAATGAAAGCGGGAACGAGAACGAGACGCCAACGCGAGTGTTGTTAGTTCCAACAAAGCTCGAGGCAACGGAAATTCGGAATGACATAATACGTGCCCATGTGCATGTGTGcagatatatgtgtgtgtgtgtgagtgtgtgtggataGAGTATGTGGCTGGCTGGCTACCGCGACTTGAGTTGATACAGCAATAATTCATAAAGTGTTGCATGCAAACGAGGCTGCAGCtgagctacacacacacacacacacacacacatacacgtacacacatacacccaagCAGTCacaattatatatgtaaaatatatacatatgtgtatatgtttgtaGCATGCGACAGCGttggcaaaattaaaattgctacACAACAAACAGCGGAAACTCAGCGAGgagccagcaacaacaacagcaacaacaacaagaagcgaACGACTGCAGTTGGAAATAAGACAGTAGAGGAGTGTACGGGTAGAGGGGGGCAGAGCTATAAAATTCATTGTATTCTTACAACTCGACGCTAGCTGCTCAGCCGGCGAAGCGGTTTTGCagtaaagttattatttcataaagcCAGAATTATTGAAACAATACTTTACGCTCGCActtacttacacacacatgtgtgtatgtgtgtgtgtgtgtgtgtgtgtgtgggcttGTCATGCAAAATTTCACTTTAGtagcataattttttatgccacattgttgcagctgcggcaactaaagcaatataaaatataaatagaaattaaaagccaacaaataaatgaaaacaggAAAAAAGCGAAACGACAAAAACTTTTCACGACAAAAGCAACTTGAGTCGAGTTGAGACGAGTTGGGATTATGTAGTTAGATATTGCTGttgacgttgttgctgttgttgttgttgttgttgcctacGGCAACATTTTCATATGAGTAactaaaatgtgtgtgtgtgtgtgtgtgtgactgtgatTCGACCGGCCATATAATTCCTCAAAATGGCAGACATTTGCGTTTGTTTGGCGCGCTTCCTGGCGCTGCCACTTCCGCTTCCGCCAGCCACGGAGCACGGAACAACAAAGTCacatgcaattaaataaatatgacaacaacaggcagacagacattgactaagggagagagaaaggatTCATCCTGACAAGCTatggcaaacaacaaacagctaaataaataaaataaaacgcaagcgatattatttatattaatttagctgtattcaaacacacacatatttatagaAGTGTGTTTGATCTCATAATTAACGACATTAAATTCTATAAGTGAGTTGAGTGTACAAACAGTTGTTAATGCGCTaacaatcaaattaattaatattttctggTATATATTTAGACTAAATATGAAAACAGACTAACATAAATTTCGGTGGaaatattaaactaatttatttaattattgttaactCAATTTAATCGAGCTCCcaacaatataaatgaaacaaatacACTTTCGATAAGCTCGTGCGAAATACATTCCCCAAGAACTTTTATCTTATCAGCAAGGATAATCCTGTCTACGTTAGATGCAATCACTGTTCATCCAGTCACCCCAAAagtctctctttcgctctggCACTGGCGTGGTTGGAATTCAACGAATTTGTTGCACTCATAACTTGTGCTCAACTGCAGCAATACTAAGCTGCATTCTGTGGCATATCGCATACATTGTGGCGAACAAATACTCACACATTCACagaccgcacacacacacacacacacaaacacgcacCAACACATACAGTCATAGAGGGAATGTTATCAATATGCTTcacatttgttttcattttacgATTGCGTAACGAGATCAACGCCGACAAATCCAAAAGCCACTAAAGCCACAGCCCGCAAGGGAGAGCCCAGGACCTGAAACCCAAAGCCCAGAATACAGAGCCGATAGCCCGAACCCAAGAGCCAATCCCAATATGCCAAATAGGAGCCGCGAGCGCCAAATCAGCTGTGGCTCTTTCAATTGCAGAGCCAGtcgaggtggaggtggagatGAAGATGGAGGTACTGTGGCGCCCTTATCGACAGTATTATCTACGAATGAACTAACACAACAGTGGGGAACAACAGAAAAATGgagcaaaacaacaaagcacATGGCCTGGCCATGAGCAACGGCAACTAAATAGAAAGCCAGGAAAGCATTTCGCTAAAGTGTTGAAACAATCGTAAAAAGCAGTTGGGCGCCCGGGGCACAACACAATGGAAAGCTCGCTTGCCTCCTAAACCTggtaactggcaactggcaattggcattggcaaccagcaaccagcaactggcaactggcaactggcagcgCCAATAACAGAGCAAGCCAACAACACAGAGGGATTAGTATGGATGCAAATGAACAAAGCATCTGCTGCATTGGGCGGCATATGCAAAGCGTAAAAGGGTTGTCTGCACTTAAATGCAAGGCCCTCAGATCCGCAACACAGCGAAACAACACACATGTTAATCGCGAAtgatgctgccgctgccacttcTCTTCCTACTCCTCCTCTTTCTACTCCTCCTTCTTCGTTGCTTGCTATTCAAGTGGATTTTGAGTAGCAGACTGCGCTCGAGCTTGACTCGAGTGGCCCAACGTTTGCTGCCAATTATCAGCACAATTGCAAAACCGCCACtaccaaaatgaaatttaggTTTAACATATCAGTAGAGCACCACGAATACGGTATGCcctatgaaaaataatttcacaaAATGCTCTagcatttaagtaaatatttaaaagaaagttATCAACAAATACACTTACTGATAAATAAAATCCATAtgcatttttcctttttatgtACTTATCCATACGAAAGTCAAGCTGATAAATGGCAAAGAGTATAACTTAACAAAATGGCTAACTTTAGGATACTTCAGCTTCTTTTTTTCCTTGCACTCTGAtgtgcatttttatataattttaatcaacagCTTCAAATATGTGTATTTGGTATGAGTttcacattttaattgaaggCATTTCTTTGGTTTCCATTTGCAGCTAACGAACTCGGATGCCACGTCGGTCACCCTGAAGGGAGTCACGAGGGATCTGACGGGCAGCTATCAGTGTGAGGTATCGGAGGATGCGCCATTGTTCCATACGGATATTCGGTCGTCGCACATGCAAGTTATTGAGCTGCCCAAGGACGACCCGGCAATGCAGGTGGACAAGAAGGTGATTGGTGTGAATGACAATTTCAAGGCAGTGTGCACAGTGGGGCCATCGTATCCGCCGGCGAACATAACATGGTACATCAACGGACGCAAGGTAGGTAACAGTATAAGATTGCCGATTACCAGGTGCTCATAAATGCCATCACAGGTATACAAAACGCCACTGCAACGCATTAGCCAGGACGCATTCGAGGGATCGACAACATTCTCATCGCTGGAGATCTATCCGCATAGTCAGGTGCTGCAGGGCTTCTTCCAGGCCATGCCCAAGTATCAGACCAGTATATTGCTACTCTGCGAGGTCTCCATACTGCATGTCTTCCACAAGAACGTGCAACAGCGCATCGGACTCAGCACTGCGCCGCCTACAACAATTTCACCCAATCTGCTGGGACTTGAGGGCTCCAAGCGATATGCCAATGGCGATCCGGACAATTCAGCACTTACTGGCGCCGCCCAGTGCAGTTGCAGTGCAGTCGGAGTGCTCACACTGgcggtggcaactctggcagcGGCTCAGCTGTGACCAGGACACACTGGACGTGTCACATAAGTAAATAATCGAGTTGTTGGGGCAAGCAGCCACTCAGCCATTCAGATCCACATCCACAGCCATTGTCACGGTCAATACCGGGATAACAACGAACAGCAGCTACCAGCTCGGAGCGAACAGCCCGAaaagtgtaattaaaaaataacaaatgcaaataacgAACAAATGTGCGgcaagcaaaattataaaaaagcaaattgcgaaacaaaacaaacaaacaaacacaaaaaaactacaaataaaaattaaaaacaaaaaagaaatgttttcaaaacgtTGTGAACGCAGCAGCGTAGCAGCATGTCCTTGTGGGTAACCCCTTtcatttcagttgttgttgttgtgcgctTAACAAACAAGGAGGCCATGGTCGGGTTTTTccaattaatatatttgtcgccacatacagaaaaaaagttcagattatgattaaaatttataaaaaattaaaattattttaaataagctattacaaattacaaacaacGGGGAAACATAAAATGATTTCACAAAGCCCGGCGGTTAAAATAATTGCGCTCAGAaccctataaaaaaaaatatgtttaaataaatactaaaaaatactCAGAGCGTAGTTACAGACGTTGTGGACGTGGTGTGATGTCAAAATCCGCaaggaaaacataaaaataataataaaacccaaacataaaatgagaaaatcaataaactaaaataaacaaacttatGCACTTGcaagatgaaaaaaaattgcaaaactaatttacataaaaacaattaattaccgtaagtcataaaaataattatacactAAGTACACCCTACCCTCCAACGACCGCAGCCTAGAATTATAagctatgtaaataataattgtaaaaaaaaaaatcaaacaaaaaacgaaatcaaaacaaaccctaaatacataaacaagacgaaggcaacaacaacaataattccGTGCAATATTATATGGCacgtttaataaattaaacaacaattaattaatgttgGAATGAGAGAGAGTCCACTTATGATACACTCGTAACACccattgaaaaaaatgtaatgaatAATTTGATGTGagtaaagttattttaattgaattgaagccATTCGCGTTGCGGTTTTGTTGCGGTATTTCagcctttttttgtttgttgtgaaATTGTGAAATCCATTTGTTAGCTGCATAAGACAACTCTGTTTTAGACTAAAGATAAATTAcgattaagcaaaaaaaaaaaacaaaacaacaaaagcatgTTTAAAATAACTGTCGAAGCTAATGAATTTAGTGAGTAAATGttagttgaataataataCGAGCATTAAAGCAAGATAATTAAAAGGGAGGATAAACTATAAATAGGATTAATTATAGAGGTTTATGCGCAGTGAGAGCTTCTTTAACAGTTCTTGTTATTACGAGTTAAGAAAACCTTCTCAGTATTCTATAGTTTTAAACTTTGATCTGAGCGTAAACCTCCAATAGATTTATGTACTTACAAATTAGATACATACGAAGAATCGAATCAAAAGCAAGCTAAACCAGTTGTAAATCaaaacaagaaattaaattacacaaataaaTGCGGAATCTTGCAAAGCcatattaatacaaaaaaatacaaacctaatagaaaaatgtaaaatcaaACTTAACTACaggaaaagaaacaaaacaaaacaaatattaaaacctAAACGTAAACGAAAACAGAAGCATTGAGAAGGAAAggcaaattgaaacaaaaatatatattaataaatgaaaaaaaaaaatatgaataattattGAGACGTAAGAAAAGCCAAAAGATTTCAGAAAATCAAAAGCACGCcataaatgaaacaaaaacacgACAATGCGTAAGGAACTTagctcaaaattataaacaataatgGCAAAATTATAAgatgaaataaacaaataaaataaaataaaataaaatggttaaaatgtgttttatttcaaagtaaTCAAGGTGAGAGCTGCTGGTAAATTGCACTCGATTTAAGTAACTTGGGTATGATTGGATCGACAATAGGCTCACTTATGGAGCCAATGTAGAGGCAACCACAATCCACTTGAACTTACCGAGTCGCTCAATTAGCATACAGTAACAAAAGTGGATATTATAACCATATATGCACATGGTATAATTTTGGCAATAAGCTGGGCAtaggcacacacacagctgtaTGGCTATAACCCTCCCAAAAGGTAGAGATGGCCTTGTTGGCATGGCCAACACTTGCTTCAACATGCAGTGGCATCTGCTGACGCAGGCGGCGAGTGCTAAATAAACATGCAGGAAACAGTCTTAACACGAAGGAGCACCatgctgtctctctctttagAAACTGAACTGAAACGGGAACAGAGCAGTATTTGCCATCTCCTGTGGTACCTCCTGTGCCACCTCCAAAGCCATCGTTGTCTCATGTTTTGtaaattaagcaaacaaattaagtGCACTTGGCGCACGGGTCTCATACACGGCTCTTGCTGTTGCGCTCCGTGTAAACACATTGTGATTGTAACAAAGCCATATATcaaaacactcacacacagcactcacacacccacacacccgCATATATTGAGAGAGACAAAGGGAAGGGGCATAAGGTCGCCCTTGAGCAGCTTTGCCTCCCACAGCGCCCAAGGACACTGGCAGTTGGCGTCGAAGACTCCAGAGCAAACCAGATCAGACCagagccacacacacacacacgcacacacgcacagcatGTTAGTTTGTCTTAATTAGCTGCCACTGCCGTTCccgctgctgcggctgctccAGATTCAGCAGCCGCATAGAGTGCAGCTCAGGCACAGGGTGCACACCCATCAGTTATAGACACTGCAGGAGCAGTAACAACCCCTATCGCATACCTGAACCTTATATTTACGATCCATTGGTTGCAGCCAAGTGGCAGCCAGTTCCCCACTATCCATTTCCCCCCTCCTCCAAGTACCCCATAATTGTGCAGTCATTCTCATTGCGCTGCTTAAAGTTTTCCACGTACGCATATTTTACAGggcaaaaatacacacacacacactgaacgAACatgtggcgtatgcgtaacgtgaaatgaaatgaaaagacaAAATGTTGCCGCGtgttgttgccacacacaGGGATTAAAGAACAAGTGCCACAAGAATTCTCCACCATCCACAACTTCAGCTCTAAACGTGAAGTCACACTGTGAAGTCTGTGAACTATGCTGACACAGCGGAAAAGTCTTATCCTGGGTCGTCGCTGACAGGCGACTAACGCAATAGGCTCTTCAGCAAGGACTAAACAAACGAGTGAAAAATCCTTGATAACAAAAACTTGCTTGACCCTTTAAATTCAACCAccctttttgttttctgtttaagCGAGAAGCTTTGATGACTTTAAAGGATACTCAATAGAAAGAGTGAACTATCTgtgaaaattcttaaatatatattttgaatcaAGCGATTTAGCGTAAATAAACTCTAATCTGACCAATTAAATGCAAGCATTTGAGCTGTGGGGTTGTTGCTTTAAATGCTGTGttattattgattaaaatgtCCCTAAGGATTAGGGGGAATGGATACACAAATCGTTATATCAATCCCACGatgaattcaaaaatgttgcgCTTATAATTAAATGCGTATCGGGCAAcaaataatgcaaaatgaGTTGCATATTTTGGAGTATTTTGATCTGGGACTAGGaatgtttatgtttgttttacgactctCAATGGGGCGTGGCTGCGTTGAATGATTTGGTTTATGGTCGTTGCATGCATTTAacaacacaagcaacaacaacaatagcaagaCTAGGGGAATAGGAGTCAGAACAATGGAGAATATTGGCTGGCATGCGAACCTAAAAACATTGTTAAAATGCACCAACATTTGTAGATTTATAGCGCGCTAATCGCGGCCAAACAGCAACTTGgtttgggggcgtggcattttAGGTGGGCGGCAGTCGTTACGATGGCGTtccaaattgtaaattgtaatggaaattgaaatgcaaatgcatgGCATGACATTTACGAGTGCAGCAGCCACTGACAGTAcagcagagcaacaacaacaacaacgaatagcaaaactttgccaaaaagtcaccaataaaatgttgcaacTAAATGCGGCGCCATTGTCGTCGACGTTACTTGGCAGGCGGCGGGAGAAACGTCAACTCTTGGCcaacatattttcaatttgtaaatgcaaaacaagacgatggccacgcccacaacagAGTCAAGACAgcctataaatttaaagttctaTAGTAAGCCTTTCAATTAGTAAAAGAg
The genomic region above belongs to Drosophila innubila isolate TH190305 chromosome 3R unlocalized genomic scaffold, UK_Dinn_1.0 2_E_3R, whole genome shotgun sequence and contains:
- the LOC117790936 gene encoding uncharacterized protein LOC117790936, whose product is MTNQRGLGGGGGAGGEGIKRGGRRRRNCILRSKSGLPSLHAFFNILTLSCVIISDLLLSAHGLKDLKIFVPEAVIMGNAATLSCQYDLEQAALYSVRWYFNQVEFYRYVPREAKPTFVFPVSGINVDLTNSDATSVTLKGVTRDLTGSYQCEVSEDAPLFHTDIRSSHMQVIELPKDDPAMQVDKKVIGVNDNFKAVCTVGPSYPPANITWYINGRKVYKTPLQRISQDAFEGSTTFSSLEIYPHSQVLQGFFQAMPKYQTSILLLCEVSILHVFHKNVQQRIGLSTAPPTTISPNLLGLEGSKRYANGDPDNSALTGAAQCSCSAVGVLTLAVATLAAAQL